DNA sequence from the Flavobacteriales bacterium genome:
CGAAATAGAAAGCGTCGTGTTCTAAAATTGAAGAGTTGAAAATATTTTTATGCGCACAAATTAAAGCGCCAGAAGCCATTGCCTCAAGCAATGAAGGATTTGTCCCCCCTACGGTATGCCCGTGAAAATATAAGTTTGAGTAATATCTGAGATTATTGAGCTTGACAATATCGTTGACATACCCCAAAAAAACAACTCTAGAATCATCAATATATGATTTTATCTCATAGGCTAGTTTAGTGTTCATTTTTCCAACAACAATTAGCTTTCTTGTAGTATTGGTACTTACAAACGCATCAATTATTGCCTTTACATTATTTTCAGGTTCTATACGAGCGATCAGCATATCATATTCATAAGGTAATAAATGAAAATCATTAAGAATATCTCTATTTGGACTTCTAAATGAATTTGCTCCGTAAGGAATATGTATAGATTTCTTCGAATACTTTTGCTCTATATAAGTTTGAATTCCTAATGAGTCCGATATCAATACATCACTATGTTTTACGGCTAACTTTTCAGCATATTTTAAAAATAAAGAAACAACTTTAGAAAATTTGGTGCGTTTCCATTCCAAACCGTCCATATTGGTAAACAACTTGGGTTTTGATTTAAATAACCAATTCCAAACCGAGCTACTCGTGTAACCTAACTGTAAAATAACATCAAAGTTTCGTTTACGAGAATCAATAGTACAATTTAAGTCATAAATGAATTGCCCAATTGTTCCAAGCTTAAACTCTGGATCATAACAGTGAATTATATTGACCTTATTCCATTTTTTATCTTGATAAGGATGGTTGTGCGAATTATAAACATAAACCTCATGACCTAATTTGCATAAGCCTTCCGATAAGTATTGTGCAAACTGCTCGAATCCACCGTAATGATTTGGAATTCCTCTCGTTCCAAAAATGGCTATTTTCATCTAGCTAATTATTAACCGGTTTATATCCCTCGATTTTTTCAAGAAGAAGCTTTCTGACATCTTTTTCATTCAAGCTGATGTGGGAGTCTGAGATTTTTACAATAGATTCTTGCACATCTTCCCATGAAAGACTCGCTTCATTAGCCTGCATTATCTGAGGATGTTTAGACTGAATAACATCGTGACCGATTAACAGTTCTTCATATAATTTCTCTCCAGGTCTAAGGCCAGTAAAGACAACCTTTATATCACCTTCAGGGTTTTCGTTTGTTATAGGTCTTAAACCGCTAAGGTTAATCATTCTGAACGCTAAATCTAAAATCTTAACTGGCTCTCCCATATTAAGAACAAAAACATCACCTCCTTTTGCCATAGCTCCAGCCTGTAAGACCAATTGAACCGCTTCAGGGATAGACATAAAATAGCGTGTTACTTTTGAATGAGTAACCGTCACAGGTCCGCCCTCTTTAATTTGCCTTCTAAACAAAGGCACCACTGAGCCTGCTGAATCTAATACATTTCCAAATCGAACCATGCTAAAGCAGGTTTTGGTTTTTTGAGAGTTTAGTCCTTGAAGAATAAGTTCCGAGAAGCGCTTTGACGCGCCCATTACATTAGTTGGCCTAACAGCTTTATCGGTGCTGATTAAAACCATATTTTCAACTTCACATTCTTTAGCAGATAGAGCTACATTATAAGTGCCTACTACATTATTGTATACACCCTCAACAACATTTCTTTCAACCATAGGAACATGCTTGTATGCAGCGGCATGATAAATGGTATCAATAGCATTTTTAGAAATGACAGATTTAACCTTTTCCATATTGGTTACATCAGATAAAACAGGAATAATTTGACAATCGGTCAATTGCAATGAATTTAACTCAAAATCAATACTATATAGGTTAAATTCAGAATGGTCAAATAGGACAATTTTACTTGGCTTTAAATGTATTATTTGCCTGCACAATTCTGAACCTATACTACCGCCAGCTCCAGTGATTAAAACATTCTTACCTGTGATATTTTGTTTAAGCAAATTGGATTGGGGCGAAACTGGAACTCTTCCTAAAATATCTTGAACCTCAACATGTCGTATATTATCAATAGAAATCTTCCCCTCAACTATGGATGAAAGAGAGGGTAATAGTTTCACTTCAATAGGGTATTTTGATAATTTTTTAAGTAAGTCTTTTTTTCCATTTGCGGATAAGGAAGGGATCGCCAGTAAAATTATTTTTGCATTTCTGTTTTCTATTATACTTTTTAGTTCTTGAAAAGGATATACCTTAGTAAAATTGATAAAGGTGCCATGTTTACTTTCATCATCATCAATAAAGGCCACAGGGGCATACTCATGGTTTTTACGTAAACTTTCGACCAATTGTCCACCAGCACTACCAGCACCATAGATAATTGTAGGTTTTCTATTATTTACAAAGTTATCCCATGAATAAAGTAACCCTTTGAACATAAATCTTCCGACAACAATGAGTATCCCTGATACTGACCAGAAAATAAAAATGACCGTTCGAGGCATATCAGCTTCTCTAAAAATCATCATTACAAAACCTAGTATTAAACTAGTGATACTAATAGCCTGAAAAGCCGTAACAATAACCTTTGTTCCCAAAAACTTTAATACCGAACGGTAAAGCCCTAATTTTATAAATAAGGGTATAGACACAGTAGGTATTAAAATAAATATCCACAGATTAGATTCTAACTGATCTGGCCATACATATCCTAATCTTAGAGCAAATGATAACCATATAGCAAACAACAAGAAAAATACATCAGCAGCAATCATAATGAGTTGCTTATTCTGACGAGATAAGTTTGTTAATGTGTTCCTCATATTAACCTATTTTTAATCCATTTATAACTTAAAATTGATATTAAAATAAATAAAATTGACCAAAAGTATGCTTTCTTCATATTTAGTATGTGAAAAATAATCAAATAATTGATGCCTAACTGAATGAATGAATACAAGAAAGAAACAGACAAATGTGAATAGCCTTTTAAATGAACAAGGAGTTGATATAAATGAGTACGATGAGGTTCAAAAATATTCTCCCCTTTCAATTTTCTACTAATCAAAGTAAATCCACTATCAATGCCGTAGACCATTAAAAATAAAGCATATATGGGCTCACCCGTTACAATAATTAATTTAAATAATAAGAAAAGAACAAACAAGGCTATCGATAGACTTCCTACATCTCCCGAAAAACAGAGTGCTTTCGTTCTAAAATTAAAAATTAAAAACAGAAGTACAGACAGTAATCCAAATACAATTAAATCATTATCAACAAACGACAAAGATTGATTTAAGTAGCAAAAAGTACATAATAACACTAGACTGTAAGCCCCTGTAATACCATTGATACCATCCATAAAATTATAAGCATTTACTCCCCCCAATAGAATAAAAAGAACTAATGGAATAAATAAAAAAGGTATA
Encoded proteins:
- a CDS encoding DUF1972 domain-containing protein produces the protein MKIAIFGTRGIPNHYGGFEQFAQYLSEGLCKLGHEVYVYNSHNHPYQDKKWNKVNIIHCYDPEFKLGTIGQFIYDLNCTIDSRKRNFDVILQLGYTSSSVWNWLFKSKPKLFTNMDGLEWKRTKFSKVVSLFLKYAEKLAVKHSDVLISDSLGIQTYIEQKYSKKSIHIPYGANSFRSPNRDILNDFHLLPYEYDMLIARIEPENNVKAIIDAFVSTNTTRKLIVVGKMNTKLAYEIKSYIDDSRVVFLGYVNDIVKLNNLRYYSNLYFHGHTVGGTNPSLLEAMASGALICAHKNIFNSSILEHDAFYFENQEQLIFAIQNYHKSDYPHLCSKNLEKIENTYYWNKIISDYEQLLTGF
- a CDS encoding nucleoside-diphosphate sugar epimerase/dehydratase, whose product is MRNTLTNLSRQNKQLIMIAADVFFLLFAIWLSFALRLGYVWPDQLESNLWIFILIPTVSIPLFIKLGLYRSVLKFLGTKVIVTAFQAISITSLILGFVMMIFREADMPRTVIFIFWSVSGILIVVGRFMFKGLLYSWDNFVNNRKPTIIYGAGSAGGQLVESLRKNHEYAPVAFIDDDESKHGTFINFTKVYPFQELKSIIENRNAKIILLAIPSLSANGKKDLLKKLSKYPIEVKLLPSLSSIVEGKISIDNIRHVEVQDILGRVPVSPQSNLLKQNITGKNVLITGAGGSIGSELCRQIIHLKPSKIVLFDHSEFNLYSIDFELNSLQLTDCQIIPVLSDVTNMEKVKSVISKNAIDTIYHAAAYKHVPMVERNVVEGVYNNVVGTYNVALSAKECEVENMVLISTDKAVRPTNVMGASKRFSELILQGLNSQKTKTCFSMVRFGNVLDSAGSVVPLFRRQIKEGGPVTVTHSKVTRYFMSIPEAVQLVLQAGAMAKGGDVFVLNMGEPVKILDLAFRMINLSGLRPITNENPEGDIKVVFTGLRPGEKLYEELLIGHDVIQSKHPQIMQANEASLSWEDVQESIVKISDSHISLNEKDVRKLLLEKIEGYKPVNN
- a CDS encoding UDP-GlcNAc--UDP-phosphate GlcNAc-1-phosphate transferase, with protein sequence MSIYLISFFVLFIVMLVYLKIANRFNIVDKPNNRSSHEVVTIRGGGIVFPISILMYFVLSGFQYPLFVAAIFIISAISFIDDIKPLNTSIRLVIQFISIVLVIVQLFPDIPFLFIPLVLFILLGGVNAYNFMDGINGITGAYSLVLLCTFCYLNQSLSFVDNDLIVFGLLSVLLFLIFNFRTKALCFSGDVGSLSIALFVLFLLFKLIIVTGEPIYALFLMVYGIDSGFTLISRKLKGENIFEPHRTHLYQLLVHLKGYSHLSVSFLYSFIQLGINYLIIFHILNMKKAYFWSILFILISILSYKWIKNRLI